Genomic segment of Syngnathus acus chromosome 10, fSynAcu1.2, whole genome shotgun sequence:
GGCCCGGCCGCGCCATTTTCAGTAGCATCTCGGGGATGCAGATAAATggtgctgaagaaaagcacgTGGGTGTAGAAGATCAGCTCCAAGTGAAGGTAGTAGTGAAAAGAAAGACTGTCGCCACGCGGCAGagcttttattgatttggaccACTAAAGTCTTTGTTGTGCGCCGCGACAGATGACGGGCCTACTGTGTGACACTTAAATTTAATCTGCCATTTCAAATCCTCTTAATCTGTTCGATCATAATGATAGCGAGAGCTTGACCGGGTCCAGAAAGGCCGcccgagctttttttttttttcttttctttcaaggAGCCAGCAACTCTCGATGGAGCACTTCGTATTCGTACACTCGCTTGCTTCTCCAGGTGGATACGATTCAATCGAGCGGAATTCGAAAAACCACAAGGCGATCACGCTTCAAAAAAATGTGGCCGTGCGTCGCGCCGCTGTTGCTTGTGACACGGTGGCTCCCGTCCTTagcatcccccctcccctcagaGGTCACGGGGTCAAATTCTGGGCTCAGGCCTTCCTCTGGCCCTCTCATTCCAAAAAGAATTGTCTATCCCTGTGAATCGGACCTCTCTGAAACAATACTTCAGTACGTTTGGCCCAACTTGATGTTCTCTAACAAGTCAACTGGACCGCATTGCCGGATGAGACTTTTCTTCAGACTGCTTAGCGGTCCAATTCTTTTGTCGAGGCTCTCGGTGGTTGCGCAAGGCGTGTTGGCACACACGCGCTGGCTGTTGTGCCAACACGGACGGAGCTCATCGTATCATAGGCGCTCATTCATTGATCGACCAGGACGGCGTGGGAGCCGAGgtgtgttttcatgttttcagTGGGAAGCGTGACAACCGCGTCTGCGGGGCGcgtgtggggtggggggggtgtggggggggggggggggggtgatcgTTGGTGTTGCTGAGCGCCTATGACAGCAGGGGTGCAAAGCTAAGAAGTGTTAGTGTGGTGAGAAGGATTACATTTATCTGCCAGGCCTCCTTTTCTCTCCCTCAGCAAGCTAGCTAGCCAGCTAGCAAGCCAGTCCCGTGTCACATGTCGTTATTGCCAGATTTTGGCGTGCAGGAAAATGGAGGGACTTGTTGCATCCCGGGAATTTAACAAAGGAGAGTAGCTGGGGTGTCCGTAGCCGCGTTTACGACCCACTTTTGGCTCTTTGTATTGTCTTTTGGGTTGACGGGCTACCTTGGCTCATTTAGTGGGAATTTACTTAGGTGAGGTATGTAAAGTTTTGATAAGTTTGCATAGAAGTCAACGGTCTCCAAAGGAACCAAAAGTTGGATCAGGCGATTATTTCCaaaaaatgattgatttttttttgttgcgtgGCTGTGTGCTTCCATTAACCTGCCGCTTCAGTTATTGCTGCCAGCGTGCTTGCCCAGAAACTTGTCGTTGGTCTGATATCACATGGACGATACCTCGTAGAACCGTCGTAACCGTCTTTGGAAGTGGCCCAATGCATTTGGCAAAGTTACATTCAAATGATGATCCACCAATCAGCTCCCTTCAGCCACTCATGTCACGTCCAGGCTATATTTGCGCTGACTCCACATTCTTTGTTTTGGGggtaaagaaatattttggagATTCTTCCCGCTTCCCTGTATTTGTTACCATGTACAGTCATGAACATTTTGCTCTACTCTCCCCGTGACCCACAAGGCGGGCTGACGTTCTGGAGCGGCCTCCTCCCTCCaaaccctccctccctcccatgcCCGCAGCTCATGGCGCCCTCCTGCTGCTTTCCCCCCGCCGAGCCACAAGCAGAGCTGCTCTCCTGGCCCGAGATGGCTGGGCGGGTTGACTGGCCCTCCTGCCGGCCCCGCACAGGAGAGGGCGGCCCTAATTGCTTTTGGCGTAAAGCTCTGTGACCCAGATTAGCCCATGGAGATAAACCCCCCTTTGCTCCGGCAAACCTGCTCCGCTCCACACCAGCCACCCCCTCTCTACCTTCTGCCACGTTATTAACGACCACGACGGGCAACCGGGGCGACTCGAGGGAACCCTCACGCTGCCTTAATGCCAAGTCGGGCCCCCGGAAATTCCAGCCGGCGTGTCATCGGAGGACGCTCGGACACGATTCACGGTACGCCGGGCTTGTCACAGCACAGAACATCACAAGTTGTCCTTTCTGGCGGCAGATGGCAAAAGCGGGCCATGTGACTAATGTCAACATTGAAACGGACCAACCACTCGGCCCCCACCTCTCTTTTAGCCATCATcggtgatggggggggggggggggggggggggttgtgaaGTGTCACCACACAATCTGTCTAGCAACCTAACTCGTATGAAATTTATTCACAAAAATTGCTTTGCGAGtgcatcaaaacaaacaataatctaattgcctttttgttttctccctgTCTCAATAATTGCGATTTcatatgcaatttttttttccatggtcCACTCCTTTCTATTTtctaacaataacaacaatttCTAACAAACTTAGTCATACTAAATTACCTCTATGCTAAAATAAAGGCAAATGAATcataaattaatttgaaaGCATTTATCAACGACAAGAATAGTAAAAAGACGAATAAGCGATTGCATCAAGATGTTTATTGTCCCAGTTGTAGTTTGACCTATGTTAAAACTAAAACCTTCCTGTTGTGTATTAAACAAAACCGTATTAACATTGTCATCCCTAGCTAGCTTACGACActagcttgatgctaacaCACAATGAACAATGCCACAGAGGGGCTTTCGAAACTAGCACCAAAGGTTCCAGGTGTCACATGCCCAGCTGACTCTTTTTCCTGGGTAGCCAGAAACAAAAGTTCCCAAAACTTAAGGTTGGAATACTTATGGAGACAGAATAAAAGCCTCGAACTGAAAGTACTCATTGTGTGGGTACTTTGTCTACGGATAGAAAGATTGACTTCCTGTTGTGCTTGTCATGGCAACGTCATACTTCGGGCAAAGAATCAAGGCAGAAGACGAGCAGTGCTAcccaaaagtaaaaataaatagaaggcAAGTCGTTTTCTCTGCCAAAAAGGGTGATTGACGAGGGATGTGCCattttacaataaatacaaatacaagcataaaaatgtcaaaagtacAACGTCAACTATCAGTCGGGTCTCAGCGCGtctgctgccatctagtggtcacTGACGGACATCACGGAGCAGTTTCTCTTCCTCACAATAAGGATGTTAATGTGGAGGATGGCCCCAATCCCccctattttttattctttatattAGCATCGCCTGGCGGAGTTTGGATATTTGGTCTTCAGAGCCTCTTTGAAGCTGCGAAACAGGAGCCGGTTGCGATTGTTTTCCTCGTCCTTCTTAGCGTGGAACTCGCCCTGGATCTTGAAGCCGCGGTGGACCAGGAAGGCCGAGGTCAGCACGGAGAACTTGAAGCCGGCTACGTGGAGCTCGCAGGCCTGCACAAAACAAGTCAGCAAGTCGGATGAGACGTCATAATGGAATATGAAAGACAGTTTAGCGTTCATTTGGATCTGGTCTCTTATGAAATCCCCATTTGGCTGCTCTGCACGCGCATGACGCCATTTCTGACCTGGCTGATGCGATTGAAGCCGTACTGCTTGAAGTTCTCGTCGTAGAGGGGCACGCTGCGCGGGCCGATGTAAAAAGGCTCCCACGGATCCACCCAGGTCAGCGTGTAGGCCACTTCCAGGACGCCCGAAGTGTCCCGGACGTGGCTGTTGACCCACTGCGAGTAGTTGGTGGGGGCTTGGCATCGAGGGCACAGCTCCTCATAGAAAGGTCTCACTTCGCCCACCTGGTATAGCCGCACCAGCTCCGCCTTGGTGGCCGGGATCTTCCTGGTGTGGCGGATCTCGAAGGCGGGCAAGACGAAAACCTGGTCCGGGTCAGGCCGGCGCCCGGCGATCATCTCCAGGAACTGCCGGTGCAGATCAGCCGCAGGCATCATGTCGATGTCAATGACGAGGACGTAGGAGGCCTCGCTGCCTCCTCGGGCCACGTTCCGAAGGAGGTTATTGGGGTAGGAGACGTCGGCGCCAATAGCGTAGTTCTTGTATTTGTCCCTGTGGGCTTGCAGCCGGGCGAAGACAGCAGCGCAGTCGCCCAGGCCGGCAAAGTGGTGGTGGTCCTCCTCGGGAAAGCTGGCCGTCTCCCCCGAGAGACACACCAGGTGGAAGTCCACCAGGGCCTGCAAGCGAGGACACAAAACGCCCAGCGCGTACACCAGCGCCGTGGCAAACTTGACGTCCTGGCCGTGCGCAAAGATCGCCACCGACAGCGGGTTGCGCCACCGCTCCACCAGATCCTCCAGGTGGTGAAGGTTGTTGATGGTCGTGTGGGTGGCCAGCGTGAGAACATTGGAAGCCGGCTTGTTGGCGAAGTCGCTCTGAACCATGTTCTTGTACACGCGGTACTGTCCGCTGTGGTCAAAGATCCCCCCCGTGGAAAGGGAATATCTCAGGCGCTCCTTGCGGGCGTTCTTCTCGGCGTGCGCCGCGACGCTCCCCGGGCCGGAGCCCCCGAAGAGCTCCGAGTAGCTGTAGCGCTGCTGCTTGCCGTGCAACTTGGACAAGAAGGACAGGTAGAGGAGCTGCAGCAGCGCCACCAGCAGCAGAGCGCTCAGCACCATGCGGAAGGCCGAACATTTCTTAGGCAGATGCATTCCTCACAAAGTGAGCCAAAACGAGAGGGAACGTCGCCTACCTTGCCATTCTTGCCGGTGGCCGCTTCGCCTAGCTTAGCCTAGCCGcttagcatagcatagcagcTGCGCTACCAGCTGGAAAGGCTCCCGACGAACGCCGTGAGAGCGAGCGTCATGACGTCACGCGCATGTCCAGCACGAGGGCAAGGAccttttaagttaaaaaaaaataataaaaagggcCACTCGACTCGATATCACAGACACGCTGTAAAATCCTGTCATAATTGACatatatatttcaaatgtataCGTGCTTGAGCTCTTTGTACACATTATTGCCCATCTAAGCTGTTTAAAATGCCTCACTGTGTTTGTCAGACAAGCTATTTTGTTCTACTGAAAAGGGGTGATTTCGGAGGTATCAGGATTCGGCATGCCACGATATgtaaattaaatgtgtaaaaatggacagaaaaaaaatggatagaaTGCCATGCTTTATTGTCACATTCTCCGCCACATGCCATGCCAACTCTTAAattcttcttccttctccacAGCCCAGAACAACCAAACACCAATGAGCTACATGTAGAGTATTTGCCTGCTTTACAgtattttttactttactaTTTAACTTTTGTCAAAGTGGATTATTTGGGAATTGAATTTGGATGTCATATGCTTATGTGTTATTGAGCTGCACCTGTTTACAAATCACTATTGTGTGCCAATATGCATGGAGAACATCACAAGAGGACTCATTGCCAAAGGCTTTTTATTCTCTGCAGTTTGCCAGAGCAGAGCAAAACGGGCTGACTGTTCCGACCTGTGAGCACTTCGCCTGCGGGGCCGccgcaaacacgcacacacactgtaaaCAACATTCGAGACCTACCAAAACTGAAAATGCATTTGGTAGGGCACGTCGCATCTTGAAGTTGTCAGTATAAAATCTTGAGGCAAATTTTATGTTTGAacctagatttttttttttgtcaactttGTTTTCAATATGTGAGAGCCTTAGAGCCACAGcatcccccccgcccccgaacccccccccaaaaaaactatGAAACCAAAACACCAGCTCCACTTTTAGGGTTGCCTCCTTCACTATCCTTGGAAGCAGTCGTGGACTGGCTCTGTGCATCGCTCTCGCCCTCGCCCACCAGGCGAATGTTGTAACGTTCTCTGTACTCGGTGAGTTCACGGCCTTTCTCCAGCATCATGGTGTTGAGTGACTCGATTATTTTGGAGAGCTGACAAGACACAAACAGGAGACAAATGCTCAAATTGACATGCGGCGATGGAGGCTCgtgacaaaatgcaaaaaatccacagctaaagaaaaaatctgaaataagCATTGTCATTACCTGCTCCTTGTTGGTTTGCAGTGCCGGCAGAACTTCTTTGACCGTCCTCTCCACCAGCACGCCGCCGACGAGACGGAAGCATTTCCGGGAAGGGTCCACATCTTTCAGGGTGTCGATGACAAGGCTGGTGGAGACAAGCCAATCAATCACAGAGGAAAGTTTCctctgtttattattattatagagAATTGATGGTCAGCGTCGCTGTCTCTGTCGCCGTGTATTTCCGTCCATTTTTTTCGGCGTGACGTGCCGACAGTCGGGCCCATGCCTTTTGGTGCAAGAGACCCACCCACCTGTGTTCATTTGATTCCATCTCCAACTCTGCTGCTTTGGAGGCCATATTGCGCTGCTCCTGGCGCATTCTCTGAAATGTTGCCACCACCTGTTGAACATCACACAAGTGAATTCATTCTAATCAGTAAGTAATCATCTAATTTACGCAAGATTGCAAAATTGACAAAGGGCTAtctaaatgaaaatgtta
This window contains:
- the b4gat1 gene encoding beta-1,4-glucuronyltransferase 1 isoform X1, whose amino-acid sequence is MHLPKKCSAFRMVLSALLLVALLQLLYLSFLSKLHGKQQRYSYSELFGGSGPGSVAAHAEKNARKERLRYSLSTGGIFDHSGQYRVYKNMVQSDFANKPASNVLTLATHTTINNLHHLEDLVERWRNPLSVAIFAHGQDVKFATALVYALGVLCPRLQALVDFHLVCLSGETASFPEEDHHHFAGLGDCAAVFARLQAHRDKYKNYAIGADVSYPNNLLRNVARGGSEASYVLVIDIDMMPAADLHRQFLEMIAGRRPDPDQVFVLPAFEIRHTRKIPATKAELVRLYQVGEVRPFYEELCPRCQAPTNYSQWVNSHVRDTSGVLEVAYTLTWVDPWEPFYIGPRSVPLYDENFKQYGFNRISQACELHVAGFKFSVLTSAFLVHRGFKIQGEFHAKKDEENNRNRLLFRSFKEALKTKYPNSARRC
- the b4gat1 gene encoding beta-1,4-glucuronyltransferase 1 isoform X2, which gives rise to MHLPKKCSAFRMVLSALLLVALLQLLYLSFLSKLHGKQQRYSYSELFGGSGPGSVAAHAEKNARKERLRYSLSTGGIFDHSGQYRVYKNMVQSDFANKPASNVLTLATHTTINNLHHLEDLVERWRNPLSVAIFAHGQDVKFATALVYALGVLCPRLQALVDFHLVCLSGETASFPEEDHHHFAGLGDCAAVFARLQAHRDKYKNYAIGADVSYPNNLLRNVARGGSEASYVLVIDIDMMPAADLHRQFLEMIAGRRPDPDQVFVLPAFEIRHTRKIPATKAELVRLYQVGEVRPFYEELCPRCQAPTNYSQWVNSHVRDTSGVLEVAYTLTWVDPWEPFYIGPRSVPLYDENFKQYGFNRISQVRNGVMRVQSSQMGIS
- the pfdn2 gene encoding prefoldin subunit 2 isoform X1, which encodes MAANGSNAASKATNNSGGKQSTPSTEQVVATFQRMRQEQRNMASKAAELEMESNEHSLVIDTLKDVDPSRKCFRLVGGVLVERTVKEVLPALQTNKEQLSKIIESLNTMMLEKGRELTEYRERYNIRLVGEGESDAQSQSTTASKDSEGGNPKSGAGVLVS
- the pfdn2 gene encoding prefoldin subunit 2 isoform X2 — translated: MVVATFQRMRQEQRNMASKAAELEMESNEHSLVIDTLKDVDPSRKCFRLVGGVLVERTVKEVLPALQTNKEQLSKIIESLNTMMLEKGRELTEYRERYNIRLVGEGESDAQSQSTTASKDSEGGNPKSGAGVLVS